In Holophagales bacterium, the DNA window CGCCGCCAGTACCACCCCGACCGGGCTCCTCCACCCGCTGAAGCGGGTCGGAAGGCGTGGGGAAGGGAAGTTTGCCCCCGGGTCTCCTGGGACGAGGCGCTCGACCTCGTCGCATCGGAGATGAAGCGGGTGCGGGAGACGTACGGCCCCGGCGCCCTCTTCGTCCCGTACGGGACCGGCTCGTACAACCAGACGAACGGTTCGCACGTGGCGCGGCGTCTGATGAACGTCGCCGGCGGGTGCCTCGGGATCTGGAACAGCTACTCCTGGGCCGCCATCAACGTGGCGACGCCAACGGTCTACGGCACGCTCACGACCGGCAACCAGCGCCAGGACTGGGTGAACGCGAAGCTGATCCTGATGTGGGGCTGGAACCCGGCGGAGATGCGCGACGGGACGAACAGCGATTTCTTCCTCAAGCTCGCGCGGCAACGGGGCGCCCGCGTCGTCTGCATCGACCCGCGGCACAGCCTCTCGGCCGCGTCACTCGCGGACGAGTGGATCCCGATCCGCCCCGGCACCGACGCCGCGCCTCCAGGCGCGATGGCGTACGTCACGGTGACCGAGGTCTACGACGCGGAGTTCGTCAGGACCCACTGTCGGCTTCGACGCCTGGTCGATGCCGCCGGGGTGCGAGGAGGAACATGGCTTCGCGACCACCTCTCAGCGCGAGGGACGGCGTCCCGAAGACGGAGTGGGCCGAGCCGATCACCACCGTGCCGCGCGCGACGATCGCCCGCCGCGCGCGAAGTACGCGTACGTCGGTCCCGGGCGTCCTCTACCAGGGCTACGGGATGCAGCGACGGGGCGTACGGCGAGCAGGTCGTCCGGGGCGGCTGCGTCCTGGCGGCGCTCGCGGGAACGTCGGGATCCCGGGCGGCTGGGCCTCGGGTCTCGGGAACCAGGCGCCCGACGGCGGCCCCTTCTGGACCGTCTTCCCGACCGGCGAGAACCCGTTCGGCGCGGCGATCCCGTGCTTCCTCTGGACCGAGGCGGTCCTGAGGGGCCGCGAGATGGGGGAGGAGGACGGCGTCGTCTTCTCGGGGACCGTCGCGCGGGGCCGCGACGCCGCGGCGCTGTTCGGGACCGAGCCCTCCTCGCGCCGCCTCGGGACCGACGTGAAGCTGATCTACGCGGTCGCGACGAACGCGCTCGTCAACCAGCACGCGAACGTCAATCGGACCGCGCGAATCCTCGCCGACGAGTCGAAGGTGGAGTTCCT includes these proteins:
- a CDS encoding molybdopterin-dependent oxidoreductase, which codes for RRQYHPDRAPPPAEAGRKAWGREVCPRVSWDEALDLVASEMKRVRETYGPGALFVPYGTGSYNQTNGSHVARRLMNVAGGCLGIWNSYSWAAINVATPTVYGTLTTGNQRQDWVNAKLILMWGWNPAEMRDGTNSDFFLKLARQRGARVVCIDPRHSLSAASLADEWIPIRPGTDAAPPGAMAYVTVTEVYDAEFVRTHCRLRRLVDAAGVRGGTWLRDHLSARGTASRRRSGPSRSPPCRARRSPAAREVRVRRSRASSTRATGCSDGAYGEQVVRGGCVLAALAGTSGSRAAGPRVSGTRRPTAAPSGPSSRPARTRSARRSRASSGPRRS